A genomic region of Populus nigra chromosome 11, ddPopNigr1.1, whole genome shotgun sequence contains the following coding sequences:
- the LOC133668032 gene encoding uncharacterized protein LOC133668032 isoform X3 yields MIMQMPRWRNVILLKNSLVPASSQSITTRTHFASIHSTPIACEKRKSKRVDDNRGSQKPSKDYIKFVRRQKRADEKRALKDLLYNNGPLRIFQHKDPVWSSDAEPPFGSRKRNEKAYARSAKKYHQDKIRSKLRRESSAEDSGDPETVFHATFGNRWYTWSNKSFQGEPSGFEWREPPKWKDQRYKEWDANRETESGNASNSLGSHSDRTILGLPLTGPLKIEDVKNAFRLSALKWHPDKHQGASQV; encoded by the exons atgatTATGCAAATGCCCAGATGGAGAAACGTGATTTTACTCAAGAATTCTTTGGTACCAGCTTCATCACAATCAATAACAACAAGGACCCATTTTGCTTCAATTCATTCTACACCTATTGCATGCGAGAAACGGAAGAGCAAACGGGTTGAT GATAACAGAGGATCTCAAAAGCCATCTAAG GATTACATAAAATTTGTAAGACGCCAAAAACGTGCTGATGAGAAGAGAGCATTGAAAGACCTTCTCTACAATAATGGACCTCTTAGAATATTTCAG CACAAGGACCCAGTATGGTCATCCGATGCAGAGCCACCATTTGGCTCcagaaaaaggaatgaaaagGCTTATGCTCGATCTGCTAAGAAATATCACCAAGACAAAATAAGAA gtaAGCTAAGAAGAGAGAGTTCTGCAGAGGACTCTGGCGATCCCGAGACAGTTTTTCATGCAACATTTGGAAACAGATGGTATACGTGGTCTAATAAGTCTTTCCAAGGAGAACCATCTGGATTTGAGTGGAGAGAGCCTCCAAAGTGGAAGGACCAAAGATACAAAGAATGGGATGCTAATCGAGAAACAGAGTCTGGCAACGCATCAAATTCTTTGGGATCACATTCTGACAGAACAATCCTTGGTCTGCCTCTAACCGGTCCTTTAAAGATTGAAGATGTTAAGAACGC TTTCCGCTTATCAGCTTTAAAATGGCATCCGGATAAGCATCAAGGTGCTTCACAG GTGTGA
- the LOC133668032 gene encoding uncharacterized protein LOC133668032 isoform X1, with protein MIMQMPRWRNVILLKNSLVPASSQSITTRTHFASIHSTPIACEKRKSKRVDDNRGSQKPSKDYIKFVRRQKRADEKRALKDLLYNNGPLRIFQHKDPVWSSDAEPPFGSRKRNEKAYARSAKKYHQDKIRSKLRRESSAEDSGDPETVFHATFGNRWYTWSNKSFQGEPSGFEWREPPKWKDQRYKEWDANRETESGNASNSLGSHSDRTILGLPLTGPLKIEDVKNAFRLSALKWHPDKHQGASQAAAEERFKLCVNAYKSLCDALA; from the exons atgatTATGCAAATGCCCAGATGGAGAAACGTGATTTTACTCAAGAATTCTTTGGTACCAGCTTCATCACAATCAATAACAACAAGGACCCATTTTGCTTCAATTCATTCTACACCTATTGCATGCGAGAAACGGAAGAGCAAACGGGTTGAT GATAACAGAGGATCTCAAAAGCCATCTAAG GATTACATAAAATTTGTAAGACGCCAAAAACGTGCTGATGAGAAGAGAGCATTGAAAGACCTTCTCTACAATAATGGACCTCTTAGAATATTTCAG CACAAGGACCCAGTATGGTCATCCGATGCAGAGCCACCATTTGGCTCcagaaaaaggaatgaaaagGCTTATGCTCGATCTGCTAAGAAATATCACCAAGACAAAATAAGAA gtaAGCTAAGAAGAGAGAGTTCTGCAGAGGACTCTGGCGATCCCGAGACAGTTTTTCATGCAACATTTGGAAACAGATGGTATACGTGGTCTAATAAGTCTTTCCAAGGAGAACCATCTGGATTTGAGTGGAGAGAGCCTCCAAAGTGGAAGGACCAAAGATACAAAGAATGGGATGCTAATCGAGAAACAGAGTCTGGCAACGCATCAAATTCTTTGGGATCACATTCTGACAGAACAATCCTTGGTCTGCCTCTAACCGGTCCTTTAAAGATTGAAGATGTTAAGAACGC TTTCCGCTTATCAGCTTTAAAATGGCATCCGGATAAGCATCAAGGTGCTTCACAG GCAGCTGCCGAAGAGAGATTCAAACTTTGTGTTAACGCATACAAATCATTATGTGATGCTCTCGCCTGA
- the LOC133668032 gene encoding uncharacterized protein LOC133668032 isoform X2, whose amino-acid sequence MIMQMPRWRNVILLKNSLVPASSQSITTRTHFASIHSTPIACEKRKSKRVDDNRGSQKPSKDYIKFVRRQKRADEKRALKDLLYNNGPLRIFQHKDPVWSSDAEPPFGSRKRNEKAYARSAKKYHQDKIRSKLRRESSAEDSGDPETVFHATFGNRWYTWSNKSFQGEPSGFEWREPPKWKDQRYKEWDANRETESGNASNSLGSHSDRTILGLPLTGPLKIEDVKNAFRLSALKWHPDKHQGASQVLF is encoded by the exons atgatTATGCAAATGCCCAGATGGAGAAACGTGATTTTACTCAAGAATTCTTTGGTACCAGCTTCATCACAATCAATAACAACAAGGACCCATTTTGCTTCAATTCATTCTACACCTATTGCATGCGAGAAACGGAAGAGCAAACGGGTTGAT GATAACAGAGGATCTCAAAAGCCATCTAAG GATTACATAAAATTTGTAAGACGCCAAAAACGTGCTGATGAGAAGAGAGCATTGAAAGACCTTCTCTACAATAATGGACCTCTTAGAATATTTCAG CACAAGGACCCAGTATGGTCATCCGATGCAGAGCCACCATTTGGCTCcagaaaaaggaatgaaaagGCTTATGCTCGATCTGCTAAGAAATATCACCAAGACAAAATAAGAA gtaAGCTAAGAAGAGAGAGTTCTGCAGAGGACTCTGGCGATCCCGAGACAGTTTTTCATGCAACATTTGGAAACAGATGGTATACGTGGTCTAATAAGTCTTTCCAAGGAGAACCATCTGGATTTGAGTGGAGAGAGCCTCCAAAGTGGAAGGACCAAAGATACAAAGAATGGGATGCTAATCGAGAAACAGAGTCTGGCAACGCATCAAATTCTTTGGGATCACATTCTGACAGAACAATCCTTGGTCTGCCTCTAACCGGTCCTTTAAAGATTGAAGATGTTAAGAACGC TTTCCGCTTATCAGCTTTAAAATGGCATCCGGATAAGCATCAAGGTGCTTCACAG GTGCTATTTTAG
- the LOC133668315 gene encoding uncharacterized protein LOC133668315, producing the protein MADYETHHQSNHHQQIPKETAFQAINTIIQLHFEKTLEKKRAIDLQKKELHKLFLLFFIFLSLIFMAEAQPNRLQCRHCWAPIILLSLSHLIFYVSVAQTLRCINGFKYQRRCHKLTLGLATEKLRELKMRTASASNEYGHDHVVVSDEGELEIHYQEPPESYFGKFKRNWALHFGFLIFIYAFMVSTSVVLLCF; encoded by the coding sequence ATGGCAGATTATGAAACCCACCACCAGAGCAACCACCACCAACAAATCCCAAAAGAAACAGCTTTCCAAGCTATAAACACCATAATCCAGCTCCACTTTGAGAAGAcccttgaaaagaaaagagccaTAGACCTCCAAAAGAAAGAACTCCACAAGcttttcctcctcttcttcatcttccttTCTCTCATTTTCATGGCTGAAGCACAGCCCAATCGCCTTCAATGCCGCCATTGTTGGGCACCCATTATCCTCCTCTCTTTATCACACCTCATCTTCTATGTCTCCGTGGCTCAGACCCTTAGGTGCATCAATGGTTTCAAGTACCAAAGAAGGTGTCACAAGCTCACTCTTGGCTTGGCTACTGAGAAGTTAAGGGAGTTGAAGATGAGAACAGCTAGTGCTAGCAACGAGTATGGCCACGATCACGTTGTTGTTAGTGATGAGGGTGAGCTTGAGATTCATTATCAAGAACCGCCTGAGAGCTACTTCGGTAAGTTCAAGAGGAACTGGGCTTTGCATTTTGGGTTCTTGATCTTCATCTATGCCTTCATGGTATCCACTTCAGTTGTGCTTCTTTGCTTTTAG
- the LOC133667884 gene encoding flocculation protein FLO11, with protein sequence MGACATKPEVLKEGQTPEPAKEEVVVATGGDVQVEDKVVAVDEEEKKVVFEKDIGDVGGDKVEETEIVDDNKRRSLSNLFKENEKGKEPKESDKASAEQEKPETSETKKPTEPEVPKEEPSTVKEEPVVVIEPKDVNAPVKVETEKVTSEVKPETSETKKPTEPEVPEEESSTVKEEPVVVIEPKDVNAPVKVETEKVTSEVAAAAAAAAEPKTTETLGDQKKPEETP encoded by the exons ATGGGAGCCTGTGCCACCAAGCCTGAGGTGTTGAAGGAGGGTCAGACTCCTGAGCCTGCCAAGGAGGAAGTTGTGGTGGCAACAGGTGGTGATGTTCAGGTTGAAGATAAGGTTGTCGCTGTGGatgaagaggaaaagaaagtcGTCTTTGAGAAAGATATCGGTGATGTTGGCGGTGATAAGGTGGAGGAGACTGAGATTGTTGATGACAACAAGAGACGATCTCTAAGTAATTTGTTCAAGGag AATGAAAAAGGGAAGGAGCCAAAAGAAAGTGACAAGGCATCAGCAGAACAAGAGAAACCAGAAACTTCAGAAACTAAAAAACCTACTGAGCCAGAAGTGCCTAAAGAAGAACCATCAACAGTGAAGGAAGAACCTGTAGTGGTAATTGAACCAAAAGATGTAAATGCTCCTGTAAAGGTAGAGACAGAAAAAGTAACAAGTGAAGTCAAACCAGAAACTTCAGAAACTAAAAAACCTACTGAGCCAGAAGTGCCTGAAGAAGAATCATCAACAGTGAAGGAAGAACCTGTAGTGGTAATTGAACCAAAAGATGTAAATGCTCCTGTAAAGGTAGAGACAGAAAAAGTAACAAGTGAAGtcgcagcagcagcagcagcagcagcagagccCAAAACTACTGAAACATTAGGAGATCAGAAAAAACCTGAAGAGACTCCTTGA
- the LOC133667962 gene encoding trihelix transcription factor DF1-like, protein MEASNTFLENSSAAAGDWEDEEGDEGMRVQAEEGVQCSTANRWPKQETLALLEIRSNMDVAFRDSVVKAPLWEEVSRKLNELGYNRSAKKCKEKFENIYKYHRRTKGSQSGRPNGKTYRFFEQLQALDKTNALVSPTSSDKDHCLMPSASVNPVSFIPNDVPCSIQSPRMNCTDATSTSTASTSSEESEGTRKKKRRLTDFFERLMKEVIEKQENLQNKFLEAIEKCEQERIAREEVWKMQELDRIKREQELLVHERAIAAAKDAAVLAFLQKFSEQGIPVQLPDNPTVPMKFPDNQTSPAQLSKNQAVPVENVVKTHENSSVESFVNMSSSRWPKEEIESLIKIRTYLEFQYQENGPKGPLWEEISTSMKNLGYDRSAKRCKEKWENMNKYFKRVKDSNKKRPGDSKTCPYFQQLDALYREKTRRVDNPSYELKPEELLMHMMGGQEDQQLPDSATTEDRESENVDQIQVDYRGKEDGDGYGIVAIDPSSLEIME, encoded by the exons ATGGAAGCGtcaaacactttcctggaaaattCAAGCGCCGCCGCCGGTGACTGGGAGGACGAGGAAGGCGATGAGGGGATGAGGGTGCAAGCTGAAGAGGGTGTGCAGTGCTCAACAGCTAACAGGTGGCCAAAGCAAGAGACTTTAGCTTTGTTGGAGATAAGGTCTAATATGGATGTTGCATTTAGAGACTCTGTTGTTAAAGCTCCTCTTTGGGAAGAGGTTTCAAG GAAATTGAATGAGCTTGGGTATAACAGAAGTGCCAAGAAATGCAAAGAgaagtttgaaaatatttacaagtatcaTAGAAGAACCAAAGGAAGTCAGTCCGGTAGGCCGAATGGCAAGACATATAGGTTTTTTGAACAATTACAAGCTTTAGATAAGACCAATGCATTAGTGTCACCTACATCGTCAGATAAAGATCATTGTTTAATGCCTTCGGCCTCGGTAAACCCAGTGAGCTTCATCCCAAATGATGTTCCATGTTCTATCCAGAGTCCTAGAATGAATTGCACTGACGCCACCTCTACTTCAACTGCATCTACTTCGAGTGAGGAATCAGAAGgaacaagaaagaagaagaggagattaACAGATTTTTTTGAGAGGTTGATGAAGGAAGTGATAGAAAAGCAAGAGAATTTGCAAAATAAGTTTCTAGAGGCAATAGAGAAATGCGAGCAAGAAAGGATAGCTAGAGAAGAAGTGTGGAAGATGCAAGAATTGGATAGGATTAAGAGAGAACAAGAGCTTTTAGTTCACGAAAGAGCAATTGCAGCTGCGAAAGATGCAGCTGTGCTTGCATTCTTACAGAAGTTCTCTGAGCAAGGTATCCCGGTGCAATTGCCTGACAACCCTACAGTCCCGATGAAATTTCCTGACAATCAAACATCTCCAGCGCAACTGTCCAAGAACCAAGCAGTTCCAGTGGAGAATGTAGTGAAGACACATGAAAATAGCAGTGTTGAGAGTTTTGTCAACATGAGCTCATCAAGATGGCctaaagaagaaattgaatctTTGATCAAGATACGAACTTATCTTGAATTCCAGTATCAAGAAAATGGACCAAAAGGGCCGCTGTGGGAGGAGATATCAACATCAATGAAAAATCTCGGTTATGATAGGAGTGCAAAGAGGTGCAAAGAGAAATGGGAGAATATGAACAAGTACTTCAAGAGGGTAaaagatagcaataaaaaaagaccTGGGGATTCTAAGACCTGTCCTTATTTTCAGCAGCTAGATGCTCTATACAGAGAGAAGACTAGGAGGGTTGATAATCCCAGTTACGAGTTGAAGCCTGAAGAACTTTTAATGCATATGATGGGTGGCCAAGAAGATCAACAACTGCCAGATTCTGCCACAACAGAAGACAGAGAAAGCGAAAATGTTGATCAGATTCAAGTAGACTATAGAGGCAAAGAAGATGGAGATGGTTACGGAATTGTAGCTATTGATCCCTCCTCATTGGAAATTATGGAGTAA